In Achromobacter xylosoxidans A8, a single window of DNA contains:
- a CDS encoding M15 family metallopeptidase, which translates to MLLLLPLYFLLAIGVSALFVFPSLREAAARGARALAQGIRQGVTRGAGHAGGAVGGSAQALRTGVGKAGGAFSAYRWHIAAGLLVVLLPSLFAFVMRHNHTFVYDDRTAGPDPRIQALLTGERLVPPPPLPPEVFTTREVELVRPNLGGASRDWNLLDADYRQRLLAAYRVMREEHGYEMVLIEGYRSPDRQAELAKMGSHVTNAGAYQSYHQFGLAADSAFLRDGKVVVSEKDPWAMRGYELFGETAERVGLTWGGRWKMMDFGHTELRRPGVMRRNGGAAQ; encoded by the coding sequence TTGCTGCTCCTGCTGCCTCTCTACTTTCTACTCGCCATCGGCGTCTCCGCGTTGTTCGTCTTCCCCTCTCTGCGGGAGGCCGCAGCACGGGGAGCGCGCGCGCTCGCGCAGGGGATACGCCAGGGTGTGACGCGCGGCGCTGGTCACGCCGGCGGGGCCGTGGGCGGCTCGGCGCAGGCGCTGCGCACGGGCGTCGGAAAGGCTGGCGGCGCGTTTTCGGCCTACCGCTGGCACATCGCCGCGGGCCTGCTGGTCGTGCTGCTTCCGTCACTTTTCGCTTTCGTCATGCGACACAATCACACATTTGTTTACGACGATCGGACCGCTGGTCCGGACCCTCGCATACAGGCGTTGTTGACCGGCGAAAGACTGGTCCCGCCGCCCCCTCTGCCGCCTGAAGTCTTCACTACGCGCGAAGTGGAACTGGTGCGTCCCAACCTGGGCGGCGCCAGCCGCGACTGGAACCTGCTGGACGCCGATTACCGCCAGCGCCTGCTGGCCGCGTACCGCGTGATGCGCGAAGAGCACGGCTACGAGATGGTGCTGATCGAAGGCTATCGCAGCCCGGACCGCCAGGCTGAACTCGCGAAGATGGGCTCGCACGTGACCAATGCCGGCGCTTATCAGAGCTATCACCAGTTCGGCTTGGCCGCGGACAGCGCCTTCCTGCGCGACGGCAAGGTGGTCGTGTCCGAAAAGGACCCCTGGGCCATGCGCGGCTACGAACTGTTTGGCGAAACCGCCGAGCGCGTCGGCCTGACCTGGGGCGGCCGCTGGAAGATGATGGACTTCGGCCATACCGAGCTGCGCCGACCCGGCGTCATGCGGCGCAACGGCGGAGCCGCGCAATGA